The following proteins come from a genomic window of Nitrospirae bacterium YQR-1:
- a CDS encoding homocitrate synthase gives MENNKPNSTVHIIDVTNRDGVQTSRILLPKLSKTMLNLYLDEMGIYQSEVGFPTLKHEIGYINANLSLFKKGVIKQIHLEGWCRAVVEDVELTFKNCPDMKHLNISASTSDILIRGKFMGKKTFKDVVDQMVKAAKAARDLGVETLGVNAEDASRTDLDKLEEFILAGKEAGADRFRYCDTLGTEGPISIYEKIKELSEKTNFPIEMHCHNDLGMAEAISIAGARAAVECGLDTYINTTINGYGERSGNADLVSILLALKYSNHFKDKVYLEDNVNLKHSWKIAKYGSYAFGLPLPINQPGVGANVFAHESGIHADGALKDRRNYELYDPEDVGRGHSDLLATGRVITTGAYGGIKGFRHVYDNLGVYFSNDDEARDILELVQYANLHTQKPLTDDELKFIASNPEEVRDILRVNL, from the coding sequence ATGGAAAATAATAAACCAAACAGTACTGTCCACATAATAGACGTAACAAACCGTGACGGCGTGCAGACATCGAGGATACTGCTGCCAAAGCTCTCCAAAACCATGTTGAATCTCTATCTGGATGAAATGGGGATTTATCAGAGCGAGGTGGGCTTCCCCACACTTAAGCATGAAATAGGCTATATTAATGCCAATCTCAGCCTGTTTAAGAAGGGTGTTATAAAGCAGATTCATCTGGAGGGATGGTGCAGGGCTGTTGTTGAGGACGTTGAGTTAACGTTTAAGAACTGTCCGGATATGAAACATTTAAACATCTCAGCCTCTACCTCAGATATATTAATAAGGGGCAAGTTCATGGGCAAAAAAACCTTTAAGGATGTAGTGGATCAAATGGTAAAGGCAGCTAAGGCCGCCCGTGACCTTGGGGTGGAAACTCTTGGAGTAAACGCAGAGGATGCTTCACGCACGGATTTGGATAAACTGGAGGAGTTCATATTAGCCGGCAAAGAGGCAGGGGCGGACCGCTTCAGGTACTGTGACACACTGGGGACGGAGGGACCTATTTCAATATATGAAAAAATAAAGGAACTATCCGAGAAAACAAATTTTCCAATAGAGATGCACTGTCATAACGATTTGGGTATGGCTGAGGCAATATCAATAGCCGGGGCAAGGGCAGCCGTGGAGTGCGGCCTGGATACCTACATAAACACCACGATAAACGGTTACGGTGAACGCTCTGGAAATGCCGATCTGGTTTCTATTTTGCTTGCCCTTAAGTATTCAAACCACTTCAAGGACAAGGTCTATCTTGAGGACAATGTGAATCTGAAACATTCATGGAAGATAGCCAAATATGGTTCCTATGCGTTTGGTCTTCCGCTTCCTATAAACCAGCCCGGTGTCGGAGCAAATGTGTTTGCTCATGAGTCCGGGATTCATGCAGATGGAGCGTTAAAAGACAGAAGAAACTATGAATTATACGACCCGGAGGATGTTGGGCGCGGCCACTCGGATTTGCTTGCAACCGGCAGGGTGATTACCACCGGCGCTTATGGCGGCATAAAGGGGTTTCGTCATGTTTATGATAACCTCGGCGTTTACTTCAGCAACGATGATGAGGCACGTGACATACTTGAGCTTGTTCAATATGCCAACCTGCATACTCAAAAACCACTGACCGATGACGAGTTGAAATTTATAGCCAGCAACCCTGAAGAGGTAAGAGATATTTTGAGGGTAAACTTATGA
- a CDS encoding response regulator, with translation MNTVLVVDDNSELREQIAEILSGAGYGVSVASNGQEAINLVNFNDYDIVLLDMVMPKMKGQDVLSELKRNKPFLKVIVITGFATIENAVDAIKGGAIDYITKPFNIDFFLTVIRRVIEESTFEKEMGELEMDKILMSLCNPIRRNTIKILSRKKTIRFMELNRELSIDDHTKLVFHLRILKDADIISQDSTKAYYLTDTGLKVYQSLLILEKYLVSFETPRYM, from the coding sequence GTGAACACTGTACTCGTTGTTGACGATAATTCTGAATTAAGAGAGCAGATTGCCGAGATACTCTCAGGGGCAGGCTATGGTGTCTCCGTTGCCTCAAACGGGCAGGAGGCCATTAATTTAGTTAATTTCAACGACTATGATATAGTACTTCTTGATATGGTAATGCCAAAAATGAAGGGACAAGATGTTCTTTCTGAATTAAAAAGGAACAAACCCTTCTTGAAAGTAATAGTTATAACCGGCTTTGCCACTATAGAAAATGCGGTTGACGCCATAAAGGGAGGCGCTATTGATTACATTACAAAACCTTTTAATATTGACTTTTTCCTGACAGTTATCCGCCGTGTAATTGAGGAATCCACCTTTGAAAAAGAAATGGGGGAACTCGAAATGGACAAAATTCTGATGTCTTTGTGTAACCCCATTAGACGTAACACTATAAAAATTCTGTCCCGTAAAAAAACCATCCGTTTTATGGAACTTAACAGAGAACTTTCGATAGACGACCATACTAAACTGGTCTTCCATCTTAGAATCCTCAAAGATGCCGATATAATTTCCCAGGATTCAACAAAAGCATATTACCTTACCGACACAGGGTTAAAAGTGTATCAGAGTCTTCTCATCCTCGAAAAATATCTGGTATCATTTGAAACACCACGCTATATGTGA
- a CDS encoding isocitrate/isopropylmalate dehydrogenase family protein yields the protein MTHNVTLIPGDGTGPEITEAVVRVVEATGVKINWDIQNAGIDVFETEGNPLPARVIESIKKNKVAIKGPVTTPVGTGFRSVNVTLRQELDLYACLRPCKTYEGARTRFPGVDIVVVRENTEDLYAGIEFQKDSEGALSLIDFIKSKTGKTIRDDSGISIKPISVFGTERIVRFAFDYARANGRKKITSVHKANIMKFSDGLFLEVSKKVAESYPDIEFEDRIIDNMCMQLVQKPEQYDVLVLPNLYGDVVSDLAAGLIGGLGLAPGANIGAEMAVFEATHGSTPKYKGLNKVNPMAMMLSAIMMLNHLGQRSAASRLDNAIAALIREGKDVTYDMKPSPDDPTSVGTSGVADAICKILKNR from the coding sequence ATGACACACAACGTGACGTTGATTCCCGGTGACGGTACCGGCCCTGAGATAACTGAGGCGGTTGTAAGGGTCGTTGAGGCCACAGGGGTTAAGATCAACTGGGATATACAGAATGCAGGAATTGATGTTTTTGAGACAGAGGGTAATCCCCTGCCTGCAAGAGTTATTGAAAGCATAAAGAAAAACAAGGTAGCAATAAAGGGGCCTGTAACGACACCTGTGGGAACGGGTTTCAGAAGTGTCAATGTCACCCTGCGGCAGGAACTTGACCTCTATGCCTGCCTGAGGCCATGTAAGACTTATGAAGGGGCTCGAACAAGGTTTCCAGGCGTGGATATTGTGGTTGTGCGGGAAAACACCGAGGATCTCTATGCAGGAATAGAGTTCCAAAAAGACAGTGAAGGTGCTTTGTCACTTATTGATTTTATAAAGTCCAAAACCGGTAAGACAATAAGAGATGATTCCGGGATAAGTATAAAACCGATTTCAGTTTTCGGTACGGAGAGGATAGTGCGTTTTGCTTTTGACTATGCCCGTGCTAACGGCAGAAAGAAGATAACATCGGTGCACAAGGCAAATATCATGAAATTTTCAGACGGTTTATTTCTTGAGGTATCAAAAAAAGTAGCGGAGTCGTACCCTGACATTGAGTTTGAAGACAGAATCATAGATAACATGTGTATGCAGCTTGTGCAGAAGCCTGAACAGTACGATGTGTTGGTGTTGCCGAATCTGTATGGTGATGTGGTATCGGATTTGGCGGCGGGTTTAATAGGAGGTCTCGGTCTTGCCCCGGGAGCAAACATAGGAGCAGAGATGGCGGTGTTTGAAGCCACACATGGAAGTACCCCTAAGTACAAGGGATTAAATAAGGTAAATCCTATGGCTATGATGTTATCGGCAATTATGATGTTAAACCATCTTGGGCAACGCAGCGCCGCAAGCAGACTTGACAATGCCATTGCAGCATTAATCAGGGAAGGCAAAGACGTGACATATGACATGAAGCCCTCACCGGATGACCCTACATCAGTAGGAACCTCCGGTGTTGCCGATGCTATATGTAAGATACTTAAAAACAGATAG